In a genomic window of Candidatus Zymogenus saltonus:
- a CDS encoding cobalamin-dependent protein (Presence of a B(12) (cobalamin)-binding domain implies dependence on cobalamin itself, in one of its several forms, or in some unusual lineages, dependence on a cobalamin-like analog.) — protein sequence MKVLLVHPHAPDVYHRLGFLLPPLGLAYLASTAREHGHEVDILDLNLTGGRGEIDFRRYDVVGISLDTSRYNRAVEIAKSAMDKGKIVVIGGPHATFTADEILGSGISDYVVRGEGEAIFAGLLDILEGGGDPRNVKGISFMRDGKVIKNPESPLQEDLGNIPFPARDILSMEKYKKLELGGRHITSLITSRGCPYNCDFCSSSKFSGTLWRKREAGDVVDEVESIVKDYGFGAVCFMDDCFTISPKRVIEICEEIGKRSIDVYWWCFSRGDIILKNEEMVRKMAESGCRYVFMGIESISDEILEKSNKNVKFSDSARAVDLLKEYNIETMGSFIIGWPEETRRMIKMTFRLSKKMGLGGVQYSILTPYPGTEIYNRYNDRIFEKDWEKFDCHHSVMRLDNLESGEIEGLLKRGFFSFYFTPRRIFRAIISPFLGRGVGLATIKKIWEYFK from the coding sequence GTGAAGGTACTTCTTGTACATCCCCATGCCCCGGATGTCTACCACAGGCTGGGTTTCCTCCTGCCTCCGTTGGGGCTTGCATATCTGGCCTCAACCGCAAGGGAGCACGGCCACGAGGTGGATATCCTCGATTTGAACTTGACGGGGGGGAGGGGAGAGATCGATTTTAGACGATACGACGTCGTCGGCATCTCCCTGGACACGTCGAGGTACAACAGGGCGGTTGAAATAGCGAAGAGTGCGATGGATAAAGGGAAAATTGTTGTAATCGGCGGGCCCCACGCCACATTCACCGCCGATGAAATATTGGGCAGTGGGATATCCGACTACGTCGTGAGGGGAGAGGGGGAGGCGATATTTGCAGGGCTACTGGATATTCTCGAAGGGGGCGGGGATCCGCGAAATGTAAAGGGAATATCCTTCATGAGGGACGGGAAGGTAATAAAAAACCCGGAATCACCGCTGCAGGAGGACCTTGGGAATATCCCGTTTCCCGCGAGAGACATCCTCTCCATGGAGAAGTACAAGAAGCTGGAGCTGGGAGGGAGACATATCACATCTCTCATCACGAGCCGGGGCTGCCCCTACAACTGCGATTTCTGCTCGTCGTCGAAGTTTTCCGGCACTTTATGGCGAAAGAGGGAGGCGGGCGACGTAGTGGACGAGGTCGAGTCGATAGTTAAAGACTACGGATTCGGGGCGGTCTGCTTTATGGACGACTGTTTTACCATAAGCCCCAAGAGGGTAATCGAGATATGTGAAGAGATAGGGAAGCGCTCCATCGACGTCTACTGGTGGTGTTTTTCGAGGGGGGATATTATACTGAAAAATGAGGAGATGGTCAGGAAGATGGCAGAATCGGGCTGCAGGTACGTCTTTATGGGGATAGAGTCGATCTCGGACGAGATCCTCGAAAAGTCGAATAAAAACGTCAAATTCAGCGACTCGGCTCGGGCGGTCGACCTACTTAAAGAATATAATATCGAGACGATGGGAAGCTTTATCATCGGCTGGCCGGAAGAGACGAGGAGGATGATCAAAATGACGTTCAGGCTGTCAAAGAAGATGGGGCTCGGCGGGGTTCAATATTCAATACTGACTCCCTATCCGGGAACGGAGATCTACAACAGGTACAACGACAGGATATTCGAGAAGGACTGGGAGAAGTTTGACTGCCACCACTCGGTGATGCGTCTTGATAACCTTGAGTCCGGGGAGATCGAAGGATTGTTGAAAAGGGGATTTTTCTCGTTTTACTTCACGCCAAGACGCATTTTTCGCGCAATAATAAGCCCGTTTTTGGGAAGGGGTGTGGGGCTTGCTACGATCAAAAAGATATGGGAATATTTTAAATAG
- a CDS encoding MMPL family transporter yields the protein MREALLKRLANIVYRYDLLVLLAAVLLTVVSTLGVLRLEMVSNVAYMLPEKNEAVSDYLTSLERMGTLDYLVIMVSGEEKNEITGFSDRFAEGIEDSGLINDVRYRVTEGDREFIFEKYLPNIFLYLDDEGFEKIADKLTDSAVDEAVEMDRKLLLTPASSGAAELVTADPLDFFSIIKEGLFSGEGGFRIDSASGYFLSIDGKHLLMLGRPVKPPQDIEFDKKLFSTLGKIENDIKEEYGFEGVKVQYTGGYAIAINDADTIKRDLMLTVFSSLIFVLLSFYFIFRRLSFLLFVGPSLGLGIYWTMGFAGFALGHLNMVTAAFGAILVGLGIDFSIHFYNRFIEEMAKGSGLKLSLDAAFSKTGLGILTGALTTSIAFFAMAFTQFKGLSELGIIGGVGIIMTLTSTFTVLPSLIVRQIKIRGEERISLTPVSNFGMEKLGSFLIRQKRLIIVSALLFSVVMGVFATRVGFETDINELRPKGNEAFAVQEEIWEIFSGSSSEVIITAKSREIEDALILSEKAVEVVGKYREIAKIEGPGQILPSVKRQWENIERTKGLNLKGVVSSFKEALNARQFKTEPFQPFIDSMESFADGDVEPITIGDIEGSVQGDMIKKYIQEGDEGWFVSIFAYPKSGVWKDNIDRGMVKALKKLSPEISVASISMVLMEMKRIIERDFINAITIALIGVFSVLLIQFKEFKGVFYSMISLGMGILWMLGFMGIFGISLNFANVVVAPMVIGIGIDDNIHIYHRYREGGKGEILAAVSFSGRAVIMTTVTTILGFGSLTFARYGGLSSIGFVAVVGVFFCLISALFVLPALVALGEGNEK from the coding sequence GTGAGGGAAGCCCTGCTGAAAAGACTTGCAAATATTGTGTATCGATACGACCTCCTTGTCCTCTTGGCCGCCGTCCTTTTAACGGTGGTTTCCACGCTCGGCGTCTTGAGGCTTGAGATGGTGTCGAACGTGGCCTACATGCTCCCCGAAAAAAACGAGGCGGTTTCCGACTACCTGACATCCCTCGAGCGGATGGGCACCCTCGATTACCTCGTCATCATGGTGTCGGGCGAAGAGAAGAATGAGATAACCGGATTTTCCGACCGATTTGCCGAGGGAATCGAGGATTCCGGCCTGATAAACGACGTGAGGTACAGGGTAACCGAGGGCGACAGGGAGTTCATCTTCGAGAAGTATCTCCCAAATATCTTTCTTTATCTCGACGATGAGGGCTTTGAGAAGATAGCGGATAAATTGACCGATTCGGCCGTAGACGAGGCGGTCGAGATGGATAGAAAGCTCCTTCTGACCCCCGCCTCATCGGGGGCGGCGGAGCTGGTGACGGCCGACCCCCTCGACTTCTTTTCTATCATAAAAGAGGGGCTGTTTTCTGGTGAGGGGGGATTCAGGATAGACTCCGCCTCCGGCTACTTCCTTTCGATTGACGGCAAGCACCTCCTGATGCTCGGGCGTCCCGTGAAGCCCCCCCAGGATATCGAGTTCGATAAGAAGCTCTTCTCAACCCTCGGCAAAATCGAGAATGACATAAAAGAGGAATACGGCTTTGAGGGAGTGAAGGTCCAGTACACCGGCGGCTACGCAATCGCGATAAACGACGCCGACACGATAAAGAGAGACCTCATGCTCACCGTCTTCAGCTCCCTTATCTTCGTACTCCTCTCCTTCTACTTCATTTTTAGAAGGCTTTCATTTTTGCTTTTTGTCGGGCCGTCCCTGGGGCTGGGGATATACTGGACGATGGGTTTCGCCGGGTTCGCCCTGGGCCACCTGAACATGGTAACGGCCGCCTTCGGGGCGATACTGGTGGGGCTGGGAATAGACTTCTCCATCCATTTCTACAACAGGTTTATAGAAGAGATGGCGAAGGGGAGCGGCCTCAAGCTCTCCCTCGATGCGGCCTTTTCAAAGACGGGACTGGGAATCTTGACGGGAGCACTGACAACGTCGATCGCCTTTTTTGCGATGGCATTTACCCAGTTCAAGGGGCTTTCGGAGCTAGGGATAATAGGGGGCGTGGGGATTATAATGACGCTGACATCGACGTTCACGGTCTTGCCCTCCCTTATCGTAAGACAAATCAAGATCAGGGGTGAAGAGAGAATATCCCTAACTCCCGTGTCCAACTTCGGGATGGAGAAGCTGGGGAGTTTTCTGATAAGACAGAAGCGTCTCATCATAGTCTCCGCCTTGCTCTTTTCAGTGGTCATGGGGGTCTTTGCGACAAGGGTAGGATTCGAGACCGATATTAACGAGCTCAGGCCGAAGGGGAACGAGGCCTTTGCCGTCCAGGAGGAGATCTGGGAGATCTTTTCCGGCTCGTCGTCGGAGGTGATTATTACGGCCAAAAGCCGCGAGATAGAGGACGCCCTGATCCTCTCCGAGAAGGCGGTCGAGGTTGTCGGGAAATATCGTGAAATAGCGAAGATTGAGGGGCCGGGGCAGATCCTCCCGTCGGTGAAGAGGCAGTGGGAAAACATAGAAAGGACAAAGGGGCTTAATCTCAAGGGAGTCGTATCCTCATTCAAAGAAGCGCTCAACGCCCGGCAGTTCAAAACAGAGCCATTTCAACCATTCATAGACTCGATGGAGTCGTTCGCGGACGGGGATGTGGAGCCTATAACAATAGGCGATATAGAGGGGAGTGTCCAGGGCGACATGATAAAGAAGTATATTCAAGAGGGTGACGAAGGCTGGTTTGTCTCGATATTTGCGTATCCTAAGTCGGGGGTCTGGAAAGACAATATCGACAGGGGGATGGTAAAGGCCCTGAAGAAGCTCTCCCCTGAAATATCGGTGGCCAGCATATCGATGGTCCTGATGGAGATGAAGAGGATTATCGAGAGGGATTTTATCAACGCGATAACAATAGCACTGATTGGGGTGTTCTCTGTACTCCTTATCCAGTTCAAGGAGTTCAAGGGCGTCTTCTATTCGATGATCTCTTTGGGAATGGGTATTTTATGGATGCTCGGATTTATGGGGATCTTCGGCATCTCTTTAAACTTCGCCAACGTGGTCGTGGCCCCCATGGTTATAGGGATCGGGATAGATGACAACATCCATATCTATCACCGTTACAGGGAGGGGGGCAAGGGAGAAATCCTGGCCGCCGTGAGCTTCTCAGGGAGGGCCGTCATCATGACGACTGTGACAACGATACTCGGCTTCGGGTCTCTTACCTTTGCCAGATACGGGGGGCTTTCGAGCATAGGCTTTGTCGCCGTGGTCGGCGTCTTCTTTTGCCTGATCTCGGCCCTCTTTGTCCTTCCCGCCCTCGTTGCCTTGGGCGAGGGAAATGAGAAGTAA
- a CDS encoding DUF1858 domain-containing protein: MIRKDMSIREIVENHPECTDVFKKYNLGCIGCLASSFETIEEGLRAHGLNVDDVVNELNEVVST, translated from the coding sequence ATGATAAGAAAAGACATGTCCATAAGGGAGATAGTAGAAAATCATCCCGAATGCACAGATGTATTTAAAAAATACAATCTGGGTTGTATAGGATGTCTTGCATCGAGCTTCGAGACCATCGAGGAGGGATTGAGAGCCCACGGCCTGAATGTAGACGATGTAGTCAATGAGCTCAACGAGGTCGTGTCAACTTAA
- a CDS encoding VWA domain-containing protein translates to MKWKILFFAALAITLLPTLASADGIIIIDPPPHPDEQVIPMEVIYHRVKINITKGVAVTHIDEVFHNPNDMDLEGTFIFPLLVGASISEFSLYIDGKKVNGEVLPADEARDIYEDIVRKLKDPALLEYMDRNLFKLRVYPIPARGERRIELTYTETLKYDFGTVKYVYPLDTEKYSSAPLDEVTIDASIKTDIPIKSVYSPSHEVDIARKGEKEVRLSYEEKNILPDKDFVLYYTLSKEEIDASLITYRERGDDGFFMLLLTPNPEVDPNDVIPKDVTFVLDTSGSMKGDKIRQAQDALIFCIKSLNEGDRFNIIRFATDTESFKKGLISANKKIKGEAQDFVNDIKAMGGTNINDALLLALKSNGGSKRPHMVIFITDGEPTVGETDLPNIIDNVKRGNKDKARIFVFGVGEEINTHLLDKISSENHGVSEYVKPSERIDNTVSNFIKKIQSPVLSNISIDMTKIKVKDVFPKEPPDLFAGSQVTIVGRYNGSGKSTILLTGFVNKKKVAFEYPVNFPDRDTESDFLPRIWATRKIAYLLDEIRLNGENRELVDEIIRLATDFGIVTPYTSFLVLEDQREGFGGAPAPGADEELDVMSEPSMLTKKSGSFGVKSAEKMRDLKETDKVKTSHLMSIKQVGERTFFLREKVWVDSEYKKGTKTNEIKYGSKKYWEFVRNNPKAGRYLSLGKMIIFNYEANWYSIN, encoded by the coding sequence ATGAAATGGAAAATTCTTTTTTTTGCGGCGCTGGCAATCACTCTCTTGCCGACCCTTGCATCGGCCGACGGCATCATCATCATCGATCCTCCACCCCATCCTGATGAACAGGTCATCCCCATGGAGGTTATTTATCACCGTGTGAAGATAAATATCACGAAGGGTGTCGCCGTTACCCACATCGACGAGGTCTTTCACAATCCCAACGATATGGACCTCGAGGGGACGTTTATCTTTCCACTGCTCGTGGGGGCCTCAATTTCCGAGTTCTCCCTTTACATCGACGGAAAGAAGGTGAACGGCGAGGTACTCCCCGCAGACGAGGCGAGAGACATATACGAGGACATCGTAAGGAAGCTGAAAGACCCGGCTCTTCTGGAGTATATGGACAGAAATCTCTTCAAACTCAGGGTCTACCCCATACCAGCAAGGGGGGAGAGGCGCATCGAGCTTACATACACCGAGACCCTGAAGTACGACTTCGGGACGGTAAAGTACGTCTACCCTCTGGACACGGAGAAGTATTCGTCCGCCCCCTTAGACGAGGTTACCATAGACGCCTCCATAAAGACCGACATCCCCATCAAGTCGGTCTACTCGCCCAGCCACGAGGTCGACATCGCAAGGAAGGGAGAAAAGGAGGTGAGATTGTCTTATGAGGAGAAAAATATCCTTCCAGACAAGGATTTCGTCCTCTACTATACTCTCTCGAAGGAGGAGATCGACGCAAGCCTGATTACATACAGGGAGAGGGGCGACGACGGTTTCTTTATGCTCCTCTTGACCCCGAATCCCGAAGTCGATCCGAACGACGTTATCCCGAAGGACGTCACCTTCGTCCTGGACACATCCGGGAGCATGAAGGGCGACAAGATCAGGCAGGCCCAGGACGCCCTGATCTTCTGCATCAAGTCCTTGAACGAAGGCGACAGGTTCAACATCATCCGCTTCGCCACCGATACGGAGTCCTTCAAGAAGGGACTTATTTCCGCCAATAAAAAGATCAAGGGCGAGGCTCAAGACTTCGTAAACGATATAAAGGCAATGGGGGGAACCAACATCAACGACGCCCTGCTCCTCGCATTGAAGTCAAACGGGGGGTCGAAGCGTCCCCACATGGTCATTTTTATAACCGATGGTGAGCCGACCGTCGGCGAGACGGACCTCCCCAATATAATAGACAATGTAAAGAGGGGAAACAAGGATAAGGCGAGGATCTTCGTATTCGGCGTCGGAGAAGAGATCAACACCCACCTTCTGGACAAGATATCTTCGGAAAACCACGGCGTCTCCGAGTACGTAAAGCCGTCGGAGAGGATCGACAATACCGTGTCGAACTTCATCAAAAAGATCCAAAGCCCAGTATTGAGCAACATCTCCATCGATATGACGAAGATCAAGGTCAAGGACGTCTTTCCGAAGGAGCCTCCCGACCTGTTCGCCGGATCTCAGGTAACCATCGTGGGGAGGTACAATGGATCGGGTAAGAGCACCATTCTGCTGACCGGCTTCGTAAACAAGAAGAAGGTTGCATTTGAGTATCCGGTAAACTTTCCCGATAGGGACACCGAGAGCGATTTCCTCCCCCGAATCTGGGCCACGAGGAAGATTGCGTACCTCTTGGACGAGATACGCCTGAACGGCGAAAACAGAGAGCTTGTAGACGAGATCATTCGACTTGCGACGGACTTCGGGATCGTGACTCCCTACACGAGCTTTCTTGTCCTCGAAGATCAGAGGGAGGGATTCGGAGGAGCACCGGCCCCCGGCGCAGACGAGGAGCTCGACGTTATGTCTGAGCCGAGTATGCTGACAAAGAAGAGCGGCAGTTTCGGCGTTAAATCCGCAGAAAAGATGAGAGACCTGAAGGAGACCGACAAGGTAAAGACCTCACACCTGATGAGCATCAAGCAGGTTGGCGAAAGGACCTTCTTCTTGAGGGAGAAGGTCTGGGTGGATTCGGAATACAAAAAGGGGACAAAGACAAACGAGATCAAATACGGATCTAAAAAATACTGGGAGTTTGTCAGAAACAATCCTAAAGCTGGAAGGTATTTATCCCTCGGGAAGATGATCATCTTCAATTACGAGGCAAACTGGTACAGCATAAACTGA
- a CDS encoding MarR family transcriptional regulator, translating into MEITEKNIYYLISRLLDDFDKIKKDYSKRLLEEGYGVTASQIEMLGAIGQNPDISLGELATLTKLHITTVEGYVNRLSKKGLVEKRRDQDDTRRMLARLTLSGEQVAKATPIGYRAKLFEELKSIPLSEKEEIYNVLKKMIFLMR; encoded by the coding sequence ATGGAGATCACCGAAAAGAACATCTACTATCTGATTTCAAGACTTCTGGATGATTTTGATAAAATTAAGAAGGATTACTCCAAGCGCCTCTTAGAGGAAGGATACGGCGTTACGGCGTCTCAGATTGAGATGTTGGGCGCTATCGGCCAAAATCCGGATATATCCCTGGGAGAGCTTGCCACGCTGACCAAGCTCCACATAACAACGGTGGAGGGGTACGTAAACAGGCTGTCTAAAAAGGGATTGGTTGAAAAAAGAAGAGACCAGGACGACACAAGGAGGATGTTGGCGAGACTCACGCTTTCCGGGGAGCAGGTTGCGAAGGCGACTCCCATAGGATACCGCGCAAAGCTCTTTGAGGAGCTGAAGTCGATACCCCTCTCGGAAAAGGAGGAGATATACAACGTTTTGAAAAAGATGATTTTCCTGATGAGGTGA
- a CDS encoding cytochrome c produces the protein MEKRRLLIYTFTMLLILSVLVVFVVSKRRPTVDKNTPLPAIKKEIDLANGAAIYNTGKDIGGKMIPISGGPSWFILEGGGCGVCHGANGKGKKEMKDLKLSPPDIKKSITGLRGMSEGELENLLKWGITEDGGTLSWEMPRFSIPIGDLKDLMGYIDTL, from the coding sequence TTGGAAAAGAGAAGACTCTTAATTTATACATTTACCATGCTCCTGATTCTCTCGGTACTCGTTGTTTTCGTGGTAAGCAAGAGACGGCCCACGGTCGACAAAAACACGCCTCTTCCGGCGATAAAAAAGGAGATAGACCTCGCAAACGGGGCCGCCATTTACAACACGGGAAAGGATATCGGCGGAAAGATGATACCTATAAGCGGCGGGCCGTCCTGGTTTATCCTCGAGGGGGGCGGATGCGGTGTGTGCCACGGGGCAAACGGCAAGGGGAAGAAGGAGATGAAGGATTTAAAGCTCTCTCCACCGGATATAAAGAAGTCAATAACGGGGTTAAGGGGAATGTCAGAGGGCGAACTGGAAAACCTACTTAAGTGGGGTATAACGGAAGACGGCGGGACGTTAAGCTGGGAGATGCCGAGATTTTCGATACCTATAGGAGACCTGAAGGATCTGATGGGATATATTGATACTCTGTGA
- a CDS encoding CoA transferase — protein MPGPLEGVRIIDFTRLYPGPFGTQLLGDLGAEVIKVESKDSPDYIRFFPPMFNKEGAGYIAVNRNKKSFAIDTRSDEGKELFFKLVEVSDVVVEQFRPGVIDSMGLGYEKAKSRNTKIIYCSITGFGQTGPYSQIPGHDMNYMGLAGITDVIGVKDGDPVVPGIQVADVAGGGLMSVIGILSALTAREKTGRGQHVDVSMFDGILPFMGVHYSAYLAGGELPKRGDSFLSGGLLCYDVYKTKDEKYITLGALEQKFWKRVCQLIGKEEWTDKQYVQGEERDAMKEELKGIIMGKTRDEWMEIFRGEESMTEAVLTIDEVENDPHAIARDMIVEMDHPTEGKIKGIGIPLKFSDTEAKEIKPPPILGQHNDEILRLIGLSEEEIGELREKGIVI, from the coding sequence ATGCCAGGACCACTTGAGGGTGTGAGGATAATCGACTTTACAAGGCTCTATCCGGGGCCTTTCGGGACCCAGCTTCTGGGCGACTTAGGCGCTGAGGTAATTAAGGTCGAAAGCAAGGACAGCCCCGACTATATCCGTTTTTTCCCGCCGATGTTTAATAAAGAGGGCGCCGGATACATAGCGGTAAACAGAAACAAGAAGAGCTTTGCCATAGACACGAGGTCAGATGAAGGAAAGGAGCTTTTTTTCAAGCTCGTGGAGGTATCGGACGTGGTGGTGGAGCAGTTCAGGCCGGGCGTCATCGATTCCATGGGGTTGGGATACGAAAAGGCAAAATCAAGAAATACGAAGATAATATATTGCTCGATAACCGGCTTCGGCCAGACCGGCCCCTATTCGCAGATACCGGGACACGACATGAACTACATGGGCCTTGCCGGGATAACCGACGTTATAGGCGTCAAGGACGGAGATCCGGTGGTGCCCGGAATCCAGGTTGCGGACGTGGCGGGCGGGGGATTGATGTCGGTCATAGGGATTCTCTCGGCCCTGACGGCAAGGGAGAAGACAGGAAGGGGCCAGCACGTCGACGTCTCGATGTTCGACGGGATTCTCCCGTTCATGGGAGTGCACTATTCCGCATACCTGGCGGGGGGAGAGCTTCCCAAAAGGGGTGATTCGTTCCTGTCGGGGGGGCTTTTGTGCTACGATGTATACAAGACCAAGGATGAAAAGTACATAACCCTGGGGGCCCTCGAACAAAAGTTCTGGAAGCGCGTCTGCCAGCTGATCGGAAAGGAGGAGTGGACCGACAAGCAGTACGTCCAGGGGGAGGAGAGGGACGCGATGAAGGAAGAGCTGAAGGGCATAATAATGGGCAAGACCAGGGACGAGTGGATGGAGATATTCAGGGGCGAGGAGTCGATGACGGAGGCCGTACTTACAATAGACGAGGTGGAAAACGATCCCCACGCAATAGCGAGGGACATGATAGTGGAGATGGACCACCCAACGGAGGGGAAGATAAAGGGGATCGGGATACCGCTGAAGTTCTCCGATACCGAGGCGAAGGAGATAAAGCCGCCGCCGATATTGGGTCAGCACAACGACGAAATACTCAGGCTTATAGGTCTCTCGGAGGAGGAGATTGGGGAGCTGAGGGAGAAGGGTATTGTAATTTAG
- a CDS encoding tyrosine-protein phosphatase — MTIERLDKRWGAVNFIAIFAILAVFLFAYTGYCEEGGWVKIEGGSSNFRDVGGYKTDGGEVRSGVLYRSGDISGIGPAGVKKLVEMGVVTVVDLRDGARDVRMEKLLAEAGIRVVKLPMKRDNLSDKAEFYRRIIVLSRKSLMGLLDHVSDKDNLPAVIFDEGGLHEVEVATMFLLGAVGVGGEDRLYDYLRSNERGAALQGEWGEHINRYFEDYGGMEYYITTILKVSPDVVKKIKKNLVE; from the coding sequence ATGACTATAGAACGTCTTGATAAAAGATGGGGGGCGGTAAATTTTATCGCTATATTTGCAATTCTCGCTGTTTTCCTCTTTGCCTATACCGGCTACTGCGAGGAGGGTGGCTGGGTAAAAATCGAGGGGGGATCAAGTAACTTTCGGGATGTGGGGGGATACAAGACGGACGGCGGAGAGGTAAGGTCGGGGGTTCTCTATCGATCAGGCGATATCTCCGGGATAGGGCCGGCCGGAGTGAAGAAGCTTGTGGAGATGGGCGTGGTTACCGTTGTCGATCTCAGGGACGGGGCCAGAGATGTTCGGATGGAAAAACTCCTTGCAGAGGCGGGAATAAGGGTCGTTAAGCTCCCCATGAAGAGGGACAACCTGAGTGACAAGGCGGAGTTCTACAGGAGGATAATCGTCCTTAGCAGAAAATCCCTGATGGGACTTCTCGACCACGTATCGGATAAGGACAATCTGCCTGCGGTCATCTTTGACGAGGGGGGGCTTCACGAGGTTGAGGTGGCGACGATGTTTCTGCTCGGCGCCGTGGGTGTGGGCGGTGAGGACAGATTGTACGACTACCTACGCTCAAATGAGCGGGGGGCCGCGCTTCAGGGAGAGTGGGGAGAACATATAAACAGATATTTTGAAGACTACGGCGGGATGGAGTATTACATAACGACCATCCTTAAGGTTTCACCCGATGTTGTAAAGAAAATCAAGAAGAATCTCGTTGAATAG
- a CDS encoding phosphotransferase produces the protein MRGDKTDSLFDTADRFSLDGEIVNVVPHKVGHINDTYIVETKPASAGSGFIKYVLQRVNRRVFPEPKPLIDNIKRVTERIRERVKDRGGDPTREVLTLTDTKNGNHFHVDDLGEFWRCYLHIDGLTVDFVKSDESGIGMAYEASSAFGRFQEDLKDIDISKINVTIKDFHNTPLRFDSFLKSVKDDPHGRCEGVKDEIEFCLEREGLKGAITDILDSGDIPIRVTHNDTKINNVIFEGGMGSLPRALCVIDLDTVMPGSLLYDFGDQVRTTTSSSAEDEPDLEKIAFDLGLFEALVRGYLEACSGFITGEERRLLPVCGRVITFETGLRFLTDYLMGDKYFKIERAGQNLDRARTQFRLVSLMEELEREMEAVVRRY, from the coding sequence TTGAGGGGGGACAAAACGGACTCTCTGTTTGACACGGCCGATAGATTTTCCCTTGACGGGGAGATCGTAAATGTGGTTCCCCACAAGGTCGGCCACATAAACGACACCTACATCGTGGAGACAAAACCGGCTTCAGCTGGGAGCGGTTTTATTAAATATGTCCTCCAGAGGGTAAACAGGAGGGTCTTCCCCGAGCCGAAGCCCCTGATTGACAACATAAAGAGGGTCACCGAGAGGATAAGGGAGAGGGTGAAGGATAGGGGAGGCGATCCGACAAGGGAGGTCTTGACCCTTACCGACACAAAAAACGGGAACCACTTCCACGTTGACGATCTGGGGGAGTTCTGGAGGTGTTATCTCCACATAGACGGGCTTACCGTGGATTTTGTGAAAAGCGACGAAAGCGGAATAGGAATGGCCTATGAAGCGTCGTCGGCCTTCGGCCGCTTCCAGGAGGACCTGAAGGATATCGATATATCGAAGATAAACGTCACGATAAAGGACTTTCACAACACACCTCTCAGGTTCGATAGTTTTTTGAAGTCGGTGAAAGACGATCCCCACGGGAGGTGTGAGGGGGTAAAAGACGAGATAGAGTTCTGTCTTGAGAGGGAGGGGCTGAAGGGCGCCATTACAGACATACTGGATTCGGGGGATATACCGATAAGGGTGACCCACAACGACACGAAGATAAATAACGTCATCTTCGAGGGAGGAATGGGGTCGCTTCCCCGGGCGCTCTGCGTCATAGACCTGGACACCGTAATGCCCGGATCGCTCCTCTACGATTTTGGGGATCAGGTAAGGACGACAACAAGCTCCTCCGCCGAGGACGAGCCGGACCTTGAAAAAATTGCCTTCGATCTCGGGCTCTTCGAGGCGCTGGTCAGGGGGTACCTCGAGGCCTGCTCCGGGTTCATCACGGGTGAAGAGAGGAGGCTTCTCCCCGTCTGCGGCAGGGTAATAACGTTCGAGACCGGCCTGAGGTTTCTGACCGATTACCTGATGGGCGATAAGTACTTCAAGATCGAGAGGGCGGGTCAAAACCTCGACAGGGCAAGAACTCAGTTCAGGCTTGTAAGCTTGATGGAGGAGCTGGAGAGGGAGATGGAGGCCGTAGTCAGGAGGTATTGA